In Actinomycetota bacterium, the following are encoded in one genomic region:
- a CDS encoding enoyl-CoA hydratase-related protein — MSYEFITFERRGTVAWVTLNRPEVRNALKPEMREELIDAIGVVGADLDLRCLVITGAGEGFCSGADISGAGSRQGQKRVAGMARDAIRGGSQRLFRTLWELETPTIAAVNGVAAGIGCHIAFACDLVIASEKARFIEVFARRGIVPDGGGAYILPRLIGLAKAKEMVFFAEPWGAADAERIGLVNKVVAPEALEQAATEWAERLAAGPTKALGLAKRLLNRSLESDLSSSLEEEALVQELINQTDDIKEGMIAFGERRDPTFTGR, encoded by the coding sequence ACGCCCTGAAGCCCGAGATGCGCGAAGAGCTGATCGACGCCATCGGCGTCGTCGGCGCGGACCTCGATCTGCGTTGCCTCGTGATCACCGGCGCCGGCGAAGGGTTCTGCTCGGGCGCCGACATCTCCGGCGCCGGCTCCCGCCAGGGGCAGAAGCGAGTCGCGGGGATGGCGCGCGACGCGATCCGCGGCGGCTCGCAACGGCTATTCCGGACCCTCTGGGAGCTCGAGACCCCGACGATCGCCGCCGTCAACGGCGTGGCTGCCGGGATCGGCTGTCACATCGCGTTCGCGTGCGACCTCGTGATCGCATCGGAGAAAGCGCGGTTCATCGAGGTGTTCGCCCGCAGAGGGATCGTTCCCGACGGCGGCGGCGCGTACATCTTGCCGCGACTCATCGGGCTCGCGAAGGCCAAGGAGATGGTGTTCTTCGCCGAGCCGTGGGGCGCGGCCGACGCCGAGCGCATCGGTCTGGTCAACAAGGTCGTTGCGCCCGAGGCGCTCGAGCAGGCCGCTACCGAGTGGGCGGAGCGGCTCGCCGCCGGGCCCACGAAGGCATTAGGGCTGGCGAAGCGTTTGCTCAATCGCTCCCTCGAGTCAGACCTCAGCTCGTCGCTGGAGGAAGAGGCGCTCGTACAGGAGCTGATCAACCAGACCGATGACATCAAGGAAGGCATGATCGCGTTCGGTGAACGTCGCGACCCGACGTTCACGGGACGGTGA
- a CDS encoding cupin domain-containing protein: MSAISLPELIASLEGPWRPRDVVKVNDAVVRVARLEGEFPWHRHDEDELFLCWDGAFRIELSGADPITLNAGELYVVPRGKMHRPVADAIAHAILLERPETKQYGN, from the coding sequence ATGAGCGCCATCTCGCTGCCCGAGCTCATCGCGTCGCTGGAAGGCCCGTGGCGGCCGCGCGACGTCGTGAAGGTGAACGACGCGGTCGTGCGGGTCGCGCGCCTGGAAGGCGAGTTCCCTTGGCATCGTCACGACGAGGACGAGCTCTTCCTCTGCTGGGACGGGGCGTTCCGCATCGAGCTGTCGGGCGCGGATCCGATCACGTTGAACGCCGGCGAGCTCTACGTCGTCCCCCGCGGCAAGATGCACCGGCCCGTCGCCGACGCGATCGCCCACGCGATCCTTCTCGAGCGGCCGGAGACGAAGCAGTACGGGAACTGA
- a CDS encoding Zn-ribbon domain-containing OB-fold protein — MPKVATWHLPVADLETAPYWEATTNGKLMIKECRGCGRAFFYPRSHCPRCWSTDTSWREASGRGTVYTFTIVFQNDLPPFRDRVPYVVAVIELDEGVRMTSNVEGIAPEEVRCGLPVRVAFREEARGDDTVAIPVFRPA; from the coding sequence ATGCCGAAGGTCGCGACGTGGCACCTGCCCGTGGCCGATCTCGAGACGGCGCCCTACTGGGAGGCGACGACGAACGGAAAGCTCATGATCAAGGAGTGTCGCGGCTGCGGGCGGGCGTTCTTCTATCCCCGTTCGCACTGTCCCCGGTGCTGGTCGACGGATACCTCCTGGCGCGAGGCGAGCGGGCGCGGAACGGTCTACACGTTCACGATCGTGTTCCAGAACGACCTGCCGCCTTTCCGAGACCGGGTGCCGTACGTGGTTGCCGTGATCGAGCTCGACGAGGGCGTGCGGATGACTTCGAACGTCGAAGGCATCGCGCCCGAGGAGGTTCGCTGCGGCCTGCCGGTTCGAGTCGCGTTCCGCGAAGAAGCGCGGGGCGACGACACGGTCGCGATCCCGGTGTTCCGGCCGGCCTAG
- a CDS encoding enoyl-CoA hydratase/isomerase family protein, with the protein MAYELLLLDKEPPLATITLNRPDKRNALSDALRRELAAALKEIEDDDAISVAILTGAGTVFCAGFDRSEFTPDPDTFGDDSKWQSGQLMHETLQSFGKPLVGAINGPALGGGFDIATQCDVRIASDVAAFGHPEIKFGAPTLYTILSQIVGGAIARDLCLSGRRIDANEAHRIGLVSSVVPADRLTEDTVTYARLVAEAPPEALKAVKAGIVRETPFRVP; encoded by the coding sequence ATGGCCTACGAGCTGCTCCTGCTCGACAAAGAGCCGCCGCTGGCCACGATCACGCTCAACCGGCCGGACAAACGAAACGCGTTGAGCGACGCGCTGCGCCGGGAGCTGGCGGCAGCGTTGAAGGAGATCGAAGACGACGACGCGATAAGCGTCGCCATCCTGACCGGCGCCGGCACGGTATTCTGCGCCGGCTTCGACCGCTCCGAGTTCACGCCCGACCCCGACACGTTCGGCGATGACTCGAAGTGGCAGTCGGGGCAACTCATGCACGAGACGCTCCAGTCGTTCGGCAAGCCGCTCGTCGGCGCGATCAACGGCCCGGCGCTCGGGGGAGGCTTCGACATCGCGACGCAATGCGACGTCCGCATCGCCTCCGACGTCGCCGCGTTCGGCCATCCCGAGATCAAGTTCGGCGCGCCGACCCTGTACACGATCCTGTCGCAGATCGTGGGTGGCGCGATCGCGCGCGACCTGTGCCTTTCGGGCCGCCGGATCGACGCGAACGAAGCCCATCGCATCGGGCTCGTGAGCTCGGTCGTCCCGGCCGACCGGCTGACCGAAGACACCGTGACGTACGCGCGGCTCGTCGCCGAGGCACCGCCCGAGGCGTTGAAGGCGGTGAAAGCCGGGATCGTCCGCGAGACGCCGTTCCGGGTGCCATGA